One part of the Candidatus Kouleothrix ribensis genome encodes these proteins:
- a CDS encoding ABC-2 family transporter protein translates to MLNQLKNYLGLAVAYTRLNLNAQLEYRGAFISQVAAMFLNDGVWVVFWVLFFTRFPVLRGWNIADVITVWALAAAGFGLAHAIYGNVLTLAGLIAQGQLDVWMLYPRALLPHLLLGRMSASAWGDALFGYAVYLGFVRPDLPHFLLFVALTWSVMLLFVGFGVLTGSLSFFLGNAASLADQWRFAMLTFSTYPAVLFEGAIKLLLYTLVPAGFVSYLPVQALRELSLGYAALALLGALAITAAGVGLFYLGLRRYESGNLMEMRG, encoded by the coding sequence GGCGCGTTTATCTCGCAGGTCGCGGCTATGTTCCTGAACGACGGCGTGTGGGTGGTGTTCTGGGTGCTGTTCTTCACGCGCTTCCCGGTGCTGCGCGGCTGGAATATCGCCGATGTAATCACCGTCTGGGCGCTGGCCGCCGCCGGGTTTGGCCTGGCGCACGCGATCTACGGCAATGTGCTGACGCTGGCCGGGCTGATCGCGCAGGGCCAGCTCGATGTGTGGATGCTCTACCCGCGCGCGCTGCTGCCGCACCTGCTGCTCGGCCGCATGAGCGCCAGCGCCTGGGGCGACGCGCTGTTCGGCTACGCGGTGTACCTTGGGTTCGTGCGGCCCGATTTGCCGCACTTCCTGCTGTTCGTCGCGCTGACATGGTCGGTGATGCTGCTGTTCGTGGGCTTCGGCGTGCTCACCGGCAGCCTGAGCTTCTTTCTGGGCAATGCCGCCAGCCTGGCCGACCAGTGGCGCTTTGCCATGCTGACGTTCAGCACCTACCCGGCGGTGCTGTTCGAGGGCGCGATCAAGCTGCTGCTCTATACGCTGGTGCCGGCCGGGTTTGTGAGCTACCTGCCGGTGCAGGCGCTGCGCGAGCTCTCGCTGGGCTACGCGGCGCTGGCGCTGCTCGGCGCGCTCGCGATCACGGCGGCCGGCGTGGGCTTGTTCTACCTGGGGCTGCGCCGCTACGAGTCGGGCAATTTGATGGAAATGCGCGGGTGA
- a CDS encoding MFS transporter: MQQTSSLSEAARRRGLIAILVDIFFMWGGFFMVVPLISVHYVDDLAWPAASIGLVLALRQLIQQGLTLPGGMLADRIGAKGLICAGMLLRAAGFASMAWASSFPLLLGSAVLAALGGALFESPRAAAVAALTDERTRGRYYSLQGVVSGLGMTIGPLLGALLLRFNFSVVALVASCCYIITFLVTLLALPPVRVASEHHNLTYGIGLALHDRPFMLFTMLLMGYWFMWVQLSISLPLAARAISGTNDAVSWVYTLNAGMSVLLQYPLLQLAERRLRPLPILVLGVAIMAVGLGGVGFATRTPALLLCVALFSAGALLAAPSQQTVAAAFANPAALGSYFGVNALALAIGGSLGNYSGGLLYGLGRQYAHPELPWFTFGAVGALAAVGMLLLHRHQSRAADAEPAVAS; this comes from the coding sequence ATGCAACAAACAAGCTCCCTGAGCGAAGCGGCGCGGCGGCGCGGCCTGATTGCCATCCTGGTCGATATCTTCTTCATGTGGGGCGGCTTCTTCATGGTCGTGCCGCTGATCTCAGTCCACTACGTGGACGACCTGGCCTGGCCGGCGGCATCGATCGGGCTGGTGCTGGCGCTGCGGCAGCTGATCCAGCAGGGCCTGACGCTGCCTGGCGGCATGCTGGCCGACCGAATCGGCGCGAAGGGGTTGATCTGCGCGGGCATGCTGCTGCGCGCGGCCGGGTTCGCGAGCATGGCCTGGGCCAGCTCGTTCCCGCTGCTGCTGGGCAGCGCCGTGCTGGCCGCGCTGGGCGGGGCGCTGTTCGAGTCGCCGCGCGCCGCCGCCGTCGCCGCGCTCACCGACGAGCGCACGCGCGGGCGCTACTACTCGCTCCAGGGCGTCGTCAGCGGCCTGGGCATGACGATCGGGCCACTGCTGGGCGCGCTGCTGCTGCGCTTCAACTTCTCGGTGGTGGCGCTGGTCGCGTCGTGCTGCTATATCATCACATTCCTGGTGACTCTGCTGGCGCTACCGCCGGTGCGCGTAGCCAGCGAGCACCATAACCTGACATATGGGATCGGGCTGGCGCTGCACGATCGTCCGTTCATGCTGTTCACCATGCTGCTGATGGGCTACTGGTTCATGTGGGTGCAGCTGTCGATCTCGCTGCCGCTCGCGGCCCGCGCGATCAGCGGCACCAACGACGCAGTCAGCTGGGTGTATACACTGAACGCCGGCATGAGCGTGCTGCTTCAATACCCGCTGCTGCAGCTGGCCGAGCGCCGGCTGCGCCCGCTGCCGATCCTGGTGCTGGGCGTGGCGATCATGGCGGTGGGGCTGGGCGGGGTTGGCTTCGCCACCCGCACGCCGGCACTGCTGCTGTGCGTGGCGCTGTTCTCGGCCGGTGCGCTACTGGCCGCGCCCAGCCAGCAGACGGTTGCGGCCGCGTTTGCCAACCCGGCCGCGCTCGGCTCGTACTTCGGCGTGAATGCGCTGGCGCTGGCGATCGGCGGCAGCCTGGGCAATTATAGCGGTGGGCTGCTGTATGGCCTGGGCCGCCAGTATGCCCACCCCGAGCTGCCCTGGTTCACATTTGGCGCAGTCGGCGCGCTGGCTGCGGTGGGCATGCTGCTGCTGCACCGGCACCAGTCGCGCGCGGCGGATGCCGAGCCGGCGGTGGCCAGCTAG
- a CDS encoding VWA domain-containing protein — translation MAGEVNLRATLARPFLSVTGTPQVAYLLVEALPSQVVAQVRMPVNVSFVLDRSGSMKGDKIERVRRATARALELLDAQDLASVVIFDHRTEVLIPAGPVTNQRELKDKISRIRDAGGTKIAPALEKGLREVEKGGPNAIRRMVLLTDGQTENEKECLLRADDAGRMGVPITALGVGKDWNEDLLIDMANRSSGTADYIDQPDKIVAYFQNTVQRAQATAVHNAVLTLRLVQGITPRAVWQVIPLISNLGYRPVSDRDVSVPLGELESGSGRTLLIELLVDPRPAGQYRIGQAEVSYDVPVLNLQGERARADVVMTFTADQNLAAQVNAPVMNIVEKVSAFKLQTRALQDLQTGDVTGATQKLQSAVTRLLSQGELELAQTMQQEIQNLQQTGQLSSEGQKTMKFGTRKTVRLSDLDIPEELRNQGS, via the coding sequence ATGGCCGGTGAGGTCAATCTTCGCGCAACGCTGGCACGCCCATTCCTATCGGTCACGGGCACGCCGCAGGTCGCGTACCTGCTGGTCGAAGCGTTGCCCAGCCAGGTCGTCGCGCAAGTTCGCATGCCGGTCAACGTCAGCTTTGTGCTCGACCGCAGCGGCTCGATGAAAGGCGATAAGATCGAGCGGGTGCGCCGCGCGACTGCCCGCGCGCTCGAGCTGCTCGACGCCCAGGATCTCGCGTCGGTGGTAATCTTCGACCACCGCACCGAGGTGCTGATCCCGGCTGGCCCGGTGACCAACCAGCGCGAGCTGAAGGATAAGATCAGCCGCATCCGCGACGCCGGCGGCACCAAGATCGCCCCGGCGCTCGAAAAAGGCCTGCGCGAGGTCGAGAAGGGCGGGCCGAACGCCATCCGCCGCATGGTGCTGCTGACCGATGGGCAGACCGAGAACGAGAAGGAGTGCCTGCTGCGCGCCGACGACGCCGGCCGCATGGGCGTGCCGATCACGGCGCTGGGCGTAGGCAAGGACTGGAACGAGGATCTGCTGATCGACATGGCCAACCGCTCGAGCGGCACCGCCGACTATATCGACCAGCCCGACAAAATCGTGGCCTACTTTCAGAACACGGTGCAGCGCGCACAGGCCACCGCCGTGCATAATGCCGTGCTGACACTGCGCCTGGTGCAGGGCATCACGCCCCGCGCAGTCTGGCAGGTCATCCCGCTGATCAGCAACCTGGGCTACCGCCCGGTCTCCGACCGCGATGTGAGCGTGCCGCTAGGCGAGCTCGAGAGCGGCAGCGGGCGCACGCTGCTGATCGAGCTGCTGGTCGACCCGCGTCCGGCCGGGCAGTACCGCATCGGCCAGGCCGAGGTCAGCTACGACGTGCCGGTGCTAAACCTGCAGGGCGAGCGCGCGCGCGCCGACGTGGTGATGACCTTCACCGCCGACCAGAACCTGGCCGCGCAGGTGAACGCGCCGGTGATGAATATTGTCGAAAAGGTCAGCGCCTTCAAGCTCCAGACCCGCGCGCTTCAGGATCTGCAGACTGGCGATGTGACCGGCGCGACTCAGAAGCTCCAGAGCGCGGTGACGCGCCTGCTCAGCCAGGGCGAGCTCGAGCTGGCGCAGACCATGCAGCAGGAGATTCAGAACCTCCAGCAGACCGGCCAGCTCTCGAGCGAGGGCCAGAAGACCATGAAGTTCGGCACGCGCAAGACGGTGCGGCTGAGCGATCTTGATATCCCCGAGGAGCTGCGCAACCAGGGCAGCTAG